One Candidatus Dependentiae bacterium genomic window, ATTACCGTATCATGTGCATGTGGCAGTGCCTTTAGAACCCGTTCTACCGAAAAAGAAATTAATATGACCTTGTGTTCTAAATGCCATCCATACTTCACTGGCGATCAAAAATTCGTTGATACTGCTGGTCGTATTGAAAAATTCCAGAAAAAATACGCAAATAAAAAAAAGTAAGTAAGGTAGGTACTCATTGTGTCAGTCCAATTAGCACTATGGGAGCGTATGCAGCAACGACAACAGGATTTGTTGGCTGCGCTTACTGATCAAAATCTCGATAGAGTTAAGCGCCAAGAGATGCAGAAAGAATCTTCGCATCTTGAGGCGTTACTTACTAAATACAGAAAAATTAAAGATTTAGAACAACAAATCGCCGATACCAAAGCGCAAGCTGCACAGTCACAAGACGTAGAAATGGCAGAGTTGTTTCGGGAAGAAGTTGCTAACCTTGAAAGTCAATTAGCACAAGCGGAGCATGAGCTTGATAATTTTATGGCTCCGCCAGCAGAGCTTGATGATCGTTCGGTGTTCATAGAAATTCGTGCAGGTGCAGGTGGCCAAGAGGCAGCGTTATTCGCATCTGATCTATTACGCATGTACACTAATTATGCCTTACAGCAAGGTTGGCGTACTGCAATAGAAAGTGAAAGCCATACAGATCTGGGTGGTTATCGTGAAGTAGTATTGCATATAGAAGGTACAGGGGCATTTGGTCACTTTAAGCATGAATCAGGTGTGCATCGCGTACAGCGTGTGCCTGCAACAGAAACCTCAGGCCGCGTACATACCTCAACAGCGACGGTTGCCGTGTTGCCCGAAGCAGAAGAGGTTGATGTAAAAATCAACCCATCGGATTTACGTATTGATGTGTTCCGTGCTAGTGGTGCTGGTGGACAGCATGTAAATACGACCGACTCTGCCGTGCGTATTACGCATATACCAACCGGTGAAGTAGTCAGTTGCCAAGATGAACGCTCACAACATAAAAATAAAGCAAAGGCACTCAAGCGTTTACAATCGCGACTTTTAGTTGCTCAGATTGAAAAGCAACAAGAAGAGATGAGTAAAATGCGCAAAGAGCAAGTGGGTACTGGTATGCGTGCAGAAAAAGTGCGTACATACAACTTTCCACAAAACCGTGTGTCTGATCATCAAGTAGATATAACGCTCAAAAAACTCGATAGGGTGATAGAAGGGGATCTTGGTGAGATCATTGATGCATTACGTGAGCGTGAGCGTACTATGCGTAAAGAACAATTTTTAGCAAAATATAAATAATTTTCTATTCGTGTGAATTATAAAAATAAAAGTCGCTGCATTGTCAGTGGCTTTTTTTATTCATATCATTTTTGTTATGATTTTGTATGGTTTTTACATATAAAGGGAATAGGGTGAAAATTATACATTTAGTTTTTTTAATGTTCATGAATACCATAGTTGCAATGCATACAGCAGACCGGCGTCTTTTAGCTGAAGGATTTTTGAACGCTACCTGTAATTATGTACATGCCAGACAGGCACGTATAGAGCCAGAAATACATTATAGAAATATGCTTGATATTAATACGCAAGATATTTTTTCTACGGATCCTCAAGTGCATGAAAAACGAGAATTAGAAAAAGCATTATATGAAATGCGTGTGCATGAAAATATACTGTTCGATATATTATATCAGTATGCTCAATTTCCCAATATAGAAATTATTTTGGATAATATGTCAGCTATTGTTAATGTAGTCAAACAACATGTCCGGGTACGATCAAGAAAATCTATTTCAGCACGTGCTAGCAGAAGAGAAGAAAATACATTTTGCCAATTAGTACAATGTATATCTCGAATTAATGAGTGATCTTTTTGTGTAAAAAGGGGCTGTGGCTTTTGGATACAGTCTGTAATGTAAAACTTGAGTTTACTATCACGTTAACTCATATTGAAACGGCATTTCCAACTTTGAGGCTAACGTATAACTATTAAAATATTTTTTCTATTATTCCTCACCTATTAGTAAAAAAAATTTTTTATATCCCATTAATATCTCTGGTGTCAAGATTACCCTTACACCAACTAATCGATAAGGGGAAGATGATGAGGTCCAAAGATAGACCCTTTTAAATCTTTTTAATTCGAGGTGCTTATAATGATCTGGATTTGTGATATTTTCTAGATTTATTTTGGGATAAAAATAGAAATCATCAACTTGTAATAATAAATCACCTTTGCCATATTTTTCAATCGATGAATCATAAACAGAATTATTATCCTTTTTCATGATACTTTCTACAATTTTTTGTTTGGATTGTTCATAATACTCAAGATCTGTTTCCGTAAAATCGTACCATAATTGATTATTATTTTCTTGTTTATTTCCGCTCAATATGCTTTTTTTTCGATTAAATTTTCTATAGATAGCCTTTGTAACTTCTATCCAACCACTTTTATCACCACTTTTAAATTCACAATCTGGTGGGTCAGGGTATATAAGTGTTGCACTCTGATAAAGCCCTTTTTCTGCAAGAAACTCCCAAATTACCAATTTTTCACATAAAATATCAAAATCCTTGGGCATATTGTTCTTTCATATAAAAAAGAGGCTCCTATAAGGAACCCCCCTCTTGATTTAGCCAAATATCTTAGCTAGCACTTTTGTTATCAAATGTTTTTGGTCTTTTATATATGCATGCATTGGTGGTAAATGTTTAAGATACATATGCCAAACTAGATTAAACAATCCAATGCCAATGATGCAGTGCATGAATTGTGACATATATTACCCTTCATTACCAAAGAAATACTGTGAATATATACGCCAATATACAACAATATGTATCAGCAAGATAGCTACAAATATCTCATACCAATACCACATAGTTATCACACTGGACCAGTTGCAACACCACCGACTATGCCACAGCCAAGTCCCACAACATTACTTGCCCCTTCTATGAATGGCAATAAACATGCCTCTAATCCAGCAGCTGTAGCCGGCGCAAGAGGTCCAGTTAATAAACTTACTGCGGTAATTGCTCCATGTGCTACAAAATGTACAGCAAATTTACCAATAAAAAATCCTGCATTAGCGCCAAAAAGACCACCACCAACTAAACGTTGTTGCAACTTCAATGTATAATCATTGTTGCCTGATTGATTCACTTGAAGATATGCCCCTGCAGCCAGCAATTTAGCAAGCTTATCTTGAGAAACACCACGCAGTTCTTTATCCATTTGCCATGTTTTCACCGTGGTTGTTTGGCCATCATGTGTTACATGAAATGAATCTTGATCATGGGTAACTGAAATATCTCCCAATCGTGCAGGAATAAATAAAGATTGTTTTTCGATTTT contains:
- the rpmE gene encoding 50S ribosomal protein L31; its protein translation is MKKEIHPELYEITVSCACGSAFRTRSTEKEINMTLCSKCHPYFTGDQKFVDTAGRIEKFQKKYANKKK
- the prfA gene encoding peptide chain release factor 1, with translation MSVQLALWERMQQRQQDLLAALTDQNLDRVKRQEMQKESSHLEALLTKYRKIKDLEQQIADTKAQAAQSQDVEMAELFREEVANLESQLAQAEHELDNFMAPPAELDDRSVFIEIRAGAGGQEAALFASDLLRMYTNYALQQGWRTAIESESHTDLGGYREVVLHIEGTGAFGHFKHESGVHRVQRVPATETSGRVHTSTATVAVLPEAEEVDVKINPSDLRIDVFRASGAGGQHVNTTDSAVRITHIPTGEVVSCQDERSQHKNKAKALKRLQSRLLVAQIEKQQEEMSKMRKEQVGTGMRAEKVRTYNFPQNRVSDHQVDITLKKLDRVIEGDLGEIIDALRERERTMRKEQFLAKYK